CTGTAATTTTTTCATGTTGCTCAATGTTAACCAACTCAGAGgaattgattattttataatttaattttaatggtCTTGttatctaaaattataaaagtaaataatcacaaaaagtttaagaaaaatataaattataacaattatttttatttgaaaaaaaagcaCTTAAAGAAAAAGTGAGTTATACTATCAACCTAAATTAGATACATCAACCTAAATTAGATACATATTACTTGTGTAATTAAACTAAACACAAACATTTACAGGTTTTAAGAGTCTCACACCTTTTTTTTTACTGtattttcatctttttcacTTGAATATTGAAACTTTTATAATTCTTTGGGTTTATACCCTTCATCATGCTCTtcatctcttttttctttttttttatttattttgagttgAAACTTTCGAAAAGTAGACTATATCTGATAAATACCGAAGTCTCTAATTTCTTTTTTCTGCAATTCTTTATAACTTTTGTTCTTGGGTCAATTTTCTTCTATTAACTGTATATTTTATCTTGAAACACAATGATAATAGATCTcacatattattaatagtttCTATTTTCTTATCTCTAAATTAAAGAATTATACAATTGAAAAAGAATCACGTTtattatacaataataatagatctcaaattaataaaatcaatCACAACTTGAAAAAGACAAGTTCTGTTTTGTTATCTCTAAATTAGAGAATTatacaattgagaaaaaatcacgtttaaaagaaaatagaacGCACCACTTTCAAAGTCATAATTAAATTCTTCCAACAATATTTGGTTGAATAGTGCTTGTTATTGTATTTTAATCGTCTTTTGATTCTCACGACAGATATTGCaatgaaaaagaataaaaaagataaaacaaagaaaataagaaataaaaggCATGGTTTAGTCTGGTGAAAAAACTGGAAGAGAGAAACATGTGGTCACATGaatgtttttaatgaaaaatttatttttgactGAAAAATTGAATTTGATAGTCTCTTTTAAATGTTATTTCttataataaacatttttttaatatatatacatatatatttcttttatcttATAACAATTACATGACTGAAttacaagattttttttaaattatattgcagctactataatattataataagcATCAGTATGAATTCATATTggcaatatatatataaaccgtGAACTATATAATCtgtaacaaatttaaattcaaaggACATAGCTTTATTTGTTGGGGGCTGAGACATTATGATCCTTCACTGTCATCTTAAAATGCTATGCAACCACTATTTCAAGAAAACCATGCATTTAATTCATATGACCAGTCAACGAAAAGGGTAGCGATCTACTGAGAAATTTCAAGTATTTAACACTCTTCCAGCATTCAAAATATAAGATAATCATGGGATCTGAATGGAGAGGATTATAGTATTTAAACAGACACACATCGAAACGGACACGGATATGATACATATACGGATACAGAGatacgtataatttttaaaatgtatgatacggagacacaaatctatatattatataattatgaattatataaattgacaataaaaatttatatgtataagtatgttacaaattatttttttgagcagaaagatgttttttattactggttcaaaaggatttactttttatttttatagttataataaaaatttatacaataaatttgagtttttagaaaattaatgtatttttcctttttaaaattgtgttagaaccgtactagaattgtcataaatccaacaaatattttttgaattagacactttacagatacgtgtcctacaagtgtcatacgagtATCGGTGTCCGATACGAGTATTCGACACCGTcacgccatttaagagaagtgtctgaACTTcattataagataaaaaaaatgataaatcaagtattataaataagaaagaCATTATTATGTTGAGCACGTATTATCTCTATTTTTCAACTCAGCTTCAAGAATTAGAAACAAAATctatacaaaacaaaaaatagtaattgaaaactaaaattgaaaaaaaaaataaaaaaaattctggtTGCATTTGAAAcccattttgaaaataaaagacAGTTACtcactaatttaaaattaaattaaaaaacccAAATCAAAAACATAATCAAAGAAGCTCACCTCCTAAACCCTAACCATGAGAAAATTCcaaatttcataataaattcacgtatagttattggaattaaaatcattggattttttgtttccatacctttctttgttggtgtctttgttgcggttccttttcaagaatttgctaaactttctagatagcaagcgaaggttctcttcatcactttcatcactggattcttgcttgcttttgtgcttgaccGCTTTTAAGGCAATGtttctcacatgcttgtcttcactttcttgaacattgagtctattcatctctaactcatgttccctaagcttgccaaacaaagaagccatactcaatgatgttagatcttttgattcagatatagcagttaccttaggttgccaagatctatcaagacatttgaggatcttgatgtttagctcttctttttcaaagattttctcaaggctcatgaggtggttgatgatgtgagtgaacctcTTCTGAACTTCAGCAATAGTCTCACCCttaagcattctgaacatttcatactcttggattagagtatgctttctggctcttttcacctcattggtaccttcatgagttacctccaaggtgtcccacatttcctttgctgatttgcattgagagaccctgaaaaattcatctgaattcaaggcaaaagttattatgtttttagcaatgcaatcaaatttggccttcttgctttcagaatcagtccattgagaccaaggtttttcaatggaagatccatctttttcaaattttggaacaaaggggccattttcaattgcatcccaaattcctttgtcaagggattccacaaagattttcattatgactttccaaaattggtagttcaaaccacaaaacagaggtggtctgttgattgaagcaccctctCCAAAGGGTAATCTATCAGCcatataaaaacagttttaggatcacactttaataaatttcaataaccaagctcttgatgccaattgttagaatgtatggctttaaactagaggggggtgaatggtttaaagagggtttttgcaaactttttagtctagaatgaaattcctttgagaaaacttgattaagaactcagtttgccaaaaacacaaagcaatttagcacagcaccagaaaaacaataagttgtttcgcagaaacaatcggttgtttataccagataaaatatacaaattgaatttaaagagtttaagggatagagagattgcacacacagtttatactggttcactcttaaaccaagagctacatccagtcttcccagaaaccactgggggaatccactaagcaatcaaacctagattacttacacacaccaccaaataagtgaccttgatcccctcaagacacacacttcctttggctcagcacatacaccaccaagaatgctgatcttgacaacctcaagagcacacaacacttcttaaATTATCACACCAGATTTTACACAAAGTataaaaggattacacttgttacagaatgatctgaaatcaatacaagatgaaaatcctattccactctctcttgatcaaagcaatctcaaagcaatctttaactcttcaaaagcaaaatcagtgaaaaactcaaatttgtttttctttgattaaatctcagttccTTATTTGTTACAAAAGTTGAACACACTATTTATAGCTTTAAAAGATttgtcaaagcatttaaaacaggagtgcattcagttataaaaacatttaaagctcagtcaaagcacaaaacaattttctattatggtttcaaaacaaacaatcgattgaatgctcgaatcaatcggttgttttggtttgacagcaagtcaaagagcaaaaacagttttcaacctttctgaaaacacctaagtataaaacaatcggttgtttcgacaaaacaataggttgtttttcacttagtttgaaaaacactttcaattcaaaaggtttgagaatacttaagctttggattcaatcaagagtggatttacacagataatctaccccagatcctattctaaaacacctcagcaacaacaagcacatcaggccttccatcaaactcaaaggatttggattcttcaaagctttgaacacgcttgattcaacaaaacccgcatcctaggcttgtccttctagaaactaggtcaaaatgccttccaaaagggctaggaacaagctaaaatgctacccacaacccttattatgctaaagacaccttattctagcctatctttgctatctggacccctaaagtgagcccaaattatttacaacgtGTTTTATTCTTAAGTAGACCAACAGAGAACTTGAGATGCTCTGGTctttgtccatttctccctTTAGTGAGGTCTCCACTTGTATgctgagatgacttctcatagtgtaAATGGTCATTTGCATCCTTGGTCAACTTCTTGTTGGCTTGGCTTGTATCACGACCTAACTCGGTGTTACGACTATCCTAGTACAGGCGTCTTGCGTATAAATTGGTTATTTAGTATCAAgtaagacgacctagctcggTATCAGTAAAACTACCCGAGTATAGGTGCCATGTGCGCAAAATTGATATAAAGGAAGTATTTAGGCAAGGTAAGAGGACCTCGCTTGGCGTAAGAACGACTACCCGAGTACAGGCGCTCTgcaaaataatttgtttgacTCAATgcaaggtaagacgacctaactcggcGTAAGAAAGACTACCCAAGTATAGGCGCTCTGCAAATAGATGTTATGGATAAGTTGTTTTGGTACATGGTAAGTTGGGTTAACGCGGTGTGTGAACGGTCACCCGAGTTCTATCGCTCTGTGAAATGATTAAATGATACGTAGGAAAATCATTCGCACAAGAGGGGTTAGCTCGGTGTACGAGTGGTTATCCGAGTTTAGTTACCCTGAGTGATGAATGAATCATTCTTAGCACGGAATAAGACGACCAAGCTCGGGAAGGTATGGTTATCCGAGTAGGCGCTCAACGAAGCAAAGCTTGGTGAGATCAAGGTATATGGCCCTTGGCCAAGTTTGTGGAATACACCTATGCAATTTGAGATTGAGTATAGGCTTGTCTTAACTGTGGGTGTATAGTTCATCAAAAGGTTAGTTCTTTGTTAAGTGGGAACTCTACGATTTTTCATGCTTAGATTCACCTAAGTTGGATTCTTGCTATTTTTATTACTTCATGCTCAAGAGGTAGAAATCAGTTAGTGTAAGTAATAGAGTATCTGCATGTGTGTTGATAGTAGTTGTTATACTTAAGTTAGTCGAAGTTTGCTATATGATAAGTTAAGTAGCGAGGCATGCATTTGAAAATGAGAAAAAGCAAAGATGCTAATAACATAAAGTcaaaaaatgttcaaattgtTCAAGGGGCAAGCAAATTGTAGCATATTACAGACCATTACTCTTCAAGCTAAGCATCCCTTAGTTGGCCATCAACCACGGTTTTACCCTGGCCGAGTTCGGTCAAGTCCAAAGAGGAATGAAGTGTCATTTCTTGTTCAATAGTTGCCTTGAATCCTACAAGGTAGGATTGGGCAGCATCTTGCTTAAAGGAATCAGTGGTTTTGGCAAAGGTTTCGTCCTTGAGGGTTAACTCCCTTTTAACTTGTCAACTTCGATCAATAGTGTGTTTCTTTCTTCAGCCACGCTAGCTGCCTCTTGGGCTCGACCCGCTGCTTCCTTAGACTTCTCAGCTTGAAGTCGTTCGGCTTCTTGAAGTAGGCCATTTAAATGTTGGAGCTCAAACTGAAGGTGTTCCATCTTTTTGCGAAGCCCCAAATTCTCTTGGACTGTTTGATCTTCTGCTGCCTTCCGAGCTCTTGTTTTTGAAATGACCAAGCATCCCATGGCAAAGGCCTGCCCGATTTGCTTCATGCAGTCACGATATAGTTGGTCTTCCTCGTTGGCCATGAGCCTATCCTTGTCGACGATAGGCAAGAAGGTATGTTCACCATGGGTGGGGACGTCGAAGCTCGGATCCCACAAGTTCTTCCCCTTAGAGCTCTCCACTTTGCCCTCTTGGATAACAATCACATCTAGGGGCGAAACCTGGCCTTCTGAAGGAGCAACATGTTGAGAAGGAGCTCGTCCATCCAAGTGAGAGTGCTCGGTAGGGGGAGCAGTttccttcctttttcttttgaaaacaagCCCCGAGGTGGTTTCCTCATCTTTCTTAGTTGGGGCTTGAGCAGTGGTGGTTGGAGCTTTTTTTTTGTGCTGAGGAATCTTTAGGCATGATGGCAGTTGCCCTCATCCTTTTGGCCATCTCGCCTAGCTCCTTCTTGTTGATATGGGTCAACATCCTCCCAGTAAAGAAAATAAGTAAATGGATATCAAGTGGTGGCAGAGTTATTTTCACTAAGAGTGGAAAATAGGTGTACCAGTATAAGCCTTTAGAGCACCAGGAAGGTACTATTTGGATATTAGATAGAAGGTGTCGAAGACAACCTTCAAGTCTATCAAATATTGGTAGATCCCTTGGTCTTTGGAAGATAGTTCTTCCAGGCGCTGAGCACTCCGAAATTTGGGTTTGAGGgtccaatacaagggaaatccaTCTAGAAGGGTTGGATCTCCTGTGGAGGATCGGACTTTAACGAACTTTCCTTTGAATTTTTTGTATGGAGACTAGAAGAGGGTAATTAAGGCTCTTCTAGGGACACCTTGAGGGACACCCACAGTTTGCTACTGACGTGTTTGGCTTCAAAGAAGTATAAAAAGACTTTGACAAATGGTGAGATGTCGAAATGAGCAcacagaataataaaagagcAGATGAATGCCCAAGTATTAGGGTATAGCTGGGTaggggcgatgttgagctcgatTAAAAGCTCTTTTTCGAAAATGGCCAAAGGGAGCTGTAAGAGGACCTTTTTGAAAAAGGTagcataaaagaaacaaaactgACCTTCGGGATCCGAGGACTCATCGTAACAGATAGGTTTGCCCTCTCTACATTTTACAGTTTTTACATGACTCTCATGCCTCTTACTCATGGTACAACCATTTTCTCTAACTCTCTAAGACGCTGATGGGTGGTGTAGTAACAGGTTCCTTTCAAAAGATCATTTTTGGTCCAGGGGTACAAGACACTATAAACCATTGTCGAAAATAGCTAAAACAAGTCAACACAAACAGAGTATAAATACAGTTCAGGCCAGGCGGGTTGAACAAATCAATGGTAGAATAAAAAACACATTATATGCAAACGGTAAAGGAGAAAGCGCGACAGAACTTCAACAAGCAAGAACACCAGAGGAAGTGAGAATGTGAAAGCTACATAGAAAGTTGAAGTGAGTTTCGTAACGTTAATCAGAAATGGATGGTTTGTGCCAATGAAGTTAAGTTGGATACCTGGTAATGGCAGTGACCTTGGTGCGACGGTGATTGTGGAGGCACGAGAGTGAGAAGGCAGCGTTAAGGAGAAGTTTCTGAAGCAAGGAGAAATGAAACAGTGTGGTGCTAAGTGAAACTCGAGTAAGGTATAAGTGAAGGGTGGATTTCGAAACGGTAAGGTTTTCTCCACCGTCGATGTTGCGCCACGTGTATACTCTTGATCAAGTGCGATGAGACGTCCCCTCAAAAGCACCTCATTCATCGTGCCTCACCTACCTTTTGGGGAAATTGTCGAGTCAACCGCCAAAACGATAGAGAGCCTCTTCGCCTAGTTAAGCTCAGCTTGAGCCCGAGGGGGCTTGTCTACTGGACAAGAATGCTCGGGACCTTGGTCCAAGCATTTGGTTGTTATCAGCTTGGCTTTGGACCCAAAAGTGAGTCATGGACTCGACCCAGTTTTAATGGTAAGGTCGgtaaaagaacaaaaaatattaagtttggTTATTTGATATTACAAGGCATACGTTAGTTAAATATGTATGTGTGTGTAAGTTGTTAACTAAGTAGCAACATAAAGATGCACGatattttcttttgttgttAGCACCGTGAGTAAAAGTGTCCATAggcaaaatatttttgtgttatatatgctttcagttgagattatattctcatgAGAGTATTAGAGACTGAAactgattattattttgtatgctctcactgacttgattgtcggagtgtgatcaacagggtTGTCTCAGCGGAGTGTTGTTCTAGTGCACCAAGAGGAGACATACTAGAAGCGGAGCTTACCCATCAAATTAACCCGAGATCAACTGGCGAGAAAAATGACAACTGTCTTGTGTgcttaatttatgaaaatattgttattattaaaaaaaattattaagaaattttattttaaaaaataagttttgtattatatagcttaaaaaaataaataaaaatttaaaaaatgataaaatatgtattttagattgtggaattcaaaataaatatttctattCCATGTTGTATTTCAGGGTGTATGATAATTCATATTTCTTAATAATACAATTGCAAATTCAATTTTTAGTTTTACGAAGTGTAGCTTTAAAATATGGGGTGCAGAATGTAATTACAGTCCTTCTAACGAACTGGTTCAGCCAAGCCCAGTAACGAAACGACATcgtatcttaaaaaataaacgACCAGTGTTTCTATAACCGCGCCAAGTCACAAACATCTTCATCGTCATCCACTCGACATGGCGATACTCCAACTATTTCCAACAAACTCCCAGTTTTCTTGCCACCTCAAACCTCCAGCAACATTGGACCGCGGCATCGTATTCAACGAAAAGGTGCGCTACCTTAAAGCCCTCAAAGTGAAGCCGGAGAAGGCCTTCCACTTAAACCCCATACTCCGCTCCTCCCCTCTCGCCGTCCTCGAATCCGTCACGCGCTGCCTCTACTCCCTCGGAGTTCCACGCACCGCCATGGGTCGCATCCTCGACATGCACCCTGTGCTCCTCACGTGCGACCCCTACTCCCAACTCTATCCCCTCCTTGACTTCCTCCTCCATGAGGTCCGAATCCCCTTCCCCGACGTCCACCTCTGCATCCTCCGCTGCCCCAGATTACTTGTTTCCAGCGTCGATAACCAATTGCGTCCCACACTGCTACTTCTCAGGGAACTAGGTTTCTGTGGGCCCCACTCCCTCACGTGCCAGACTACCCTGCTCCTCGTATCAAGCGTGGAGGACACCATTTTGCCCAAGTTGGAGTTTTTGAAGAGTTTGGGGTTCACCCACATCGAGGTTTGCAACATGGTCGTCAGGTCCCCTGGGTTGTTGACTTTAAGCGTGAAGAAGAATTTGGTGCCCAAGGTGGAATTTTTCTTGAAGGAGATGAATGGGGATGTTGCTGAGCTCAAGAGGTTTCCTCAGTATTTTTCTTTTAGCTTGGAACGGAGGATTAAGCCGAGATTCGGGAGGCTGAGGCAGCTTGGCGTGTCGATGCCGTTGGAAGATATGTTGAAGGTTAGTGATGGCGGGTTTAATGCTAGGTTGCTTGAATTGAGGTTTAAGACTCTTGAGTTTGGAGTAGGACAATACTTGTAGtagtttgttgttgttgttgggaAGGTTTAAACCATTTTAGTTAAAACATCAAGGGTTTTAGGGTCACCCACATTTGTCTGCAATTTTCCACAATGTTGAGTGTGATGAAACTGAAATCATGATGGTGACCGCAATTTAAACCCTGGATGTTGGTTTTGCTAAAGACTAAAGTATCGTGGTTGATACTGATAAACATATGGGCAATCTGTTAAAATAATGTAGAGAAGAAGCTGATTGTGATTCAGAGAAAAGGAGATTTTGGTGatggaaaataataataaggatGTATGTTCTTTGAGATTTAGGAGGGTTTAGGTAGGACAACGGTTGTAGTAAGTGGCTATTGTTGACAAGGTTTTCAAAAATGTTCCGCTATTTCAGCTGCAACATCAAGATTTTTTGGATTACCATGACCGTATACCGCTATTGCAGCCCCATTTGTCTATAATTTCCTAATATCAAGGATCGCAACTGCTACCTAAAACATTAATTGGTTGTAAATGCAGTTGCTTTTGTCTGCAATTTCTAACAATGTTAAGGTGAGTGAAGTTGGTTTTGCTGAATTATAGTGACTGATATAAAATGTGCAGTGATCAGTGTGGTTTAAATAGCCGCTAAAGCTGCAATACTCTGAATTTCAAGGATCCGCTATTGCGTCCACAATAACTGTTGTGGTTGCAGCTCAATCCTGCATCTACTTTCATCTTTGGCTAGCCTCCAGCCAATTGAATTTTTAGATAACATTATGCCaacttttatgtattttatttttaattgcatacaacttaattttttatacatatataattgaTATATTGGATATATAGTATATTTCAACCGTAATGATTTACTCTATATGATATAACAAATTATTGGCTTTCCGCTATTCGCAATATGATATAGCAGGTTATTGgctttctgacgttttctgcaATCCGCAGTTGATTACACTGATTGCGGTTGATTATTATATCtgtgtcttttaatttgtgaTAGATAAAGCGCTGTTTGTGATTCAAATAAAAGAATATCTTGGTCGTGGAAAAGAAAGATTTTGATCGACAGTAAAGTGGGAAATTGAGATTGTGGAATTGATTTTGATAATAGAACATGAACTATAGAATTTTCAGAACCCAATCAGTTAACTTTCTATTGAAATAGTATAAGCCTTGAAAAGGAAGAGTCAAaaaccaaaatttaaaatatccaGGAATCCTTGACACTGAGTGTATACCCCATTAGTGGAAGCCTCACAAATGTGGCGCACTTTGATAATCCTAAAGATTTATCAAACCAAAAGTGTAAGTCTTTGGTGATAAGGTCTTCTCGATTTGGCTCAGTCTTGTTAAATCTCGAAATCGCAATCAAAGCCATCAACAATTTAGGTTCTACTGTAGAGATTATGTATATTTCATGTGGAATATTGCTACCACTTTTGTGTGCTTGCATGATAATTCTAGATTTCTGAATGTTACTATACCCTGTTTAATTTGTTCTTAATTTAGCAAACTTGAGTTTCTTTGATGTATATGTGAAATTATGTTGATACTAGCTCATGTTCAATCTCATTCTTAAAACTAGATTTGTGTCACTGAAGTCGTGTAAAATGGACAAGGTGTTCTCGATGCTAATGCGCAAGAATAGTCTTtgcatattttttgtttttgtttctgaaAAATATAATCTCAATAATTGATCTTGAACGAGTAGAACTGACCTGCATATACAATGTTGTATCAAGTTTCATCTTTGAAGTTGTGTAATGAACTGATATTACTCAAAGAAGTGTAGAACCAAAAAAGGGGTTGCATCGGTAGTCTTTTTAtcccaaaagaaaaaaaagaatcgAATAGTGTATTTGGATAAAATTAGGGTCGTCATGGATTTTTCGaaatccaaataaatggattgaatttaaaatccatattcattttaattagatcaaatttaaatggatctttttaaattcatttaaagtggactaaatttagattaaatccatttaattaattaaattaaatccactttgtcaattacattaaattcattttgataTGGGCACATACTAATTTGGCTTGAACCGGGTCTAAGCCGACTTAACCTGAATGCGGACCAACTCGATTCGACATCGGTCCGGGCCcggacgactcaacatcggcctGGGCCCAGATGACTCGACAATGGCCTGGGCCCAGGCCTGGATGATTCGACATCAGCCTAAGCTCGTTTGACTCGACATCGCCTCGGGCTCGTTCAgcttgacatcggcccgggcccactCGTCTCGACATTGACCCGGGCCCGTTCCACTCAACATCGACTTGAGCCCGGTCGACTCAACATCGACTCGAACCCGAACGACTCTACATCAGTCCGGCCCCGGACGACTCAACATCAGTCCGGACCCGGACAACTCCGCATCGGTTCGTGCCCGGACGACTCCACATCGGCTCGGGCCCACAAGGCTTTTCATCAGCCCTAGCCTGCTTGGCTCGACATTAGCCAGGACCCAATCGGCTCAACATCAGCCCAGACGACTCGACAATGGCCAGGGCCTGAATGATTCAACATCGGCCCGAGCCCGttcgactcgacattggcccagGCCTGCTCGGCTTGACATCGACCTAGGCCCGCTCAACTCGACATTAGCTAGGGCCCAATCGACTCGAAATCGACCCGGGCTCGCTCCACTCGACATTGGCCTGGGCCCGTtcggctcgacattggcccgggcccAGGAGACTcaacatcgacccgggcccgggagactcgacatcggcctgggcccggGAGACTCAACATTCGCCCAGGCCCGTTCGACTTGACATCGACACGGGTTTGCTCAGCTCAACATTGCCATGGCCCGTTCAGCTCGACATCGGCGTGGGCCCggcgactcgacatcagcccgggcTTGTTCGACTCGATATTGGCCCAGGCCAGctcg
The sequence above is a segment of the Phaseolus vulgaris cultivar G19833 chromosome 2, P. vulgaris v2.0, whole genome shotgun sequence genome. Coding sequences within it:
- the LOC137810737 gene encoding transcription termination factor MTEF1, chloroplastic; its protein translation is MAILQLFPTNSQFSCHLKPPATLDRGIVFNEKVRYLKALKVKPEKAFHLNPILRSSPLAVLESVTRCLYSLGVPRTAMGRILDMHPVLLTCDPYSQLYPLLDFLLHEVRIPFPDVHLCILRCPRLLVSSVDNQLRPTLLLLRELGFCGPHSLTCQTTLLLVSSVEDTILPKLEFLKSLGFTHIEVCNMVVRSPGLLTLSVKKNLVPKVEFFLKEMNGDVAELKRFPQYFSFSLERRIKPRFGRLRQLGVSMPLEDMLKVSDGGFNARLLELRFKTLEFGVGQYL